The Dioscorea cayenensis subsp. rotundata cultivar TDr96_F1 unplaced genomic scaffold, TDr96_F1_v2_PseudoChromosome.rev07_lg8_w22 25.fasta BLBR01001288.1, whole genome shotgun sequence genome includes a region encoding these proteins:
- the LOC120256118 gene encoding oligoribonuclease produces the protein MSGLSNIFSVLNMDAEDDKEEVAPLAAAKNGAGAAKSDKNNGKGKTSGKQSTLIKNESNLENPKSSSSSGEYRLPLVWIDLEMTGLNVEVDRILEIACVITDGNLNKLVEGPDLVIGQTKECLDNMGEWCREHHAASGLTKRVLQSTITEHDAEKQVIDFVKKYVDSDSPLLAGNSIYVDFMFLKKYMPELAGLFPHVLVDVSSVMALCVRWFPKDKRKAPKKENKHRAMDDIKESIKELKFYKDNIFKAPNRSRH, from the exons ATGAGTGGTCTGTCTAATATCTTCTCCGTTCTCAATATGGACGCTGAGGATGATAAAGAGGAAGTAGCACCATTGGCTGCTGCCAAGAATGGGGCTGGTGCTGCTAAATCAG ATAAAAACAATGGCAAAGGCAAGACATCAGGAAAGCAATCAACTCTTATTAAAAATGAATCTAATCTAGAGAACCCCAAATCGTCTTCATCTTCAGGAGAGTACAGATTGCCACTTGTGTGGATTGACTTGGAAATGACTG GGTTGAATGTTGAAGTTGATCGTATTTTAGAGATTGCTTGTGTCATAACAGATGGTAACCTGAACAAGTTGGTGGAG GGTCCTGATCTGGTCATTGGACAAACCAAGGAGTGCTTAGATAACATGGGGGAATGGTGTCGGGAGCATCATGCAGCTAGTG gtTTAACAAAAAGAGTTCTGCAAAGTACAATTACTGAGCATGATGCAGAGAAACAG GTTATTGATTTTGTGAAGAAATATGTAGATTCAGACTCGCCACTTCTGGCTGGAAACTCGATTTATGTGGACTTCATGTTTTTGAAA aaATATATGCCGGAATTGGCAGGTCTCTTCCCTCATGTACTCGTTGATGTTAGTAGTGTTATGGCGTTATGTGTGCGATGGTTTCCCAAAG ACAAGAGAAAGGCCcctaaaaaggaaaacaaacacAGAGCAATGGACGACATCAAAGAAAGCATCAAGGAACTCAAGTTCTACAAGGACAATATTTTCAAAGCGCCGAACCGGTCAAGGCACTGA
- the LOC120256116 gene encoding uncharacterized protein LOC120256116, whose translation MEVSSFSPLITLQPRPRPHLSGRLSRQRKPLRIHASRNNEEEDYQNIVDKNMVTLRRRITEVKALDRTEECVELEKDYCYKLYDSDVCEILGWLQVHMISSEPSMGIGITLMLRLNVPTSVLVIMLHLMDAAKCILDAVHVDHSTLNQMETSTSIICSSASLFNTTFLGKKNTYFLRNTRVFCSGKHNFGSDYGGWLVDENMIVLRKRLHEMKMAGKNYEPPSDWSEWEKKYHKRYEKGVYEVVGLVQNILMNTRPSLAIGIVFMLLFSVPSSITIFMFFLFDGGKSLFS comes from the exons TATCCGGTCGACTGTCTCGGCAGAGAAAACCCCTCCGTATTCATGCAAGCCGAAACAACGAAGAAGAAGACTATCAAAACATAGTGGATAAAAACATGGTGACATTGAGAAGAAGAATAACAGAGGTGAAGGCATTGGATAGAACTGAGGAATGTGTGGAGTTGGAGAAGGATTACTGCTATAAGTTATATGACTCTGATGTTTGTGAGATCCTAGGATGGTTACAAGTTCATATGATAAGCAGTGAGCCAAGCATGGGTATAGGCATTACATTAATGTTACGTCTCAATGTTCCAACCTCTGTGCTTGTTATCATGCTTCATTTGATGGATGCTGCAAAGTGCATTCTTGATGCAGTGCATGTTGACCAT TCAACTCTTAACCAAATGGAAACCAGTACTTCCATTATTTGTTCCTCTGCTTCCCTTTTCAATACTACATTTCTCGGAaagaaaaatacttattttctcAGAAATACAAGAGTGTTTTGTTCTGGAAAGCATAATTTTGGTTCTGACTATGGAGGTTGGCTAGTTGATGAAAACATGATTGTGCTTCGTAAAAGATTGCATGAGATGAAAATGGCCGGAAAAAACTATGAGCCGCCGTCTGATTGGTCGGAGTGGGAGAAGAAGTACCATAAGAGATATGAAAAAGGTGTTTATGAGGTGGTAGGATTGGTGCAAAACATTTTAATGAACACTAGGCCAAGTTTGGCAATTGGGATTGTGTTCATGCTTTTGTTTAGTGTTCCCTCTTCAATCaccattttcatgttttttctttttgatggaGGGAAGTCATTGTTTTCTTGA
- the LOC120256120 gene encoding uncharacterized protein LOC120256120 has product MKTNFFASSFNTPFPVKTSPPPRRVKTHRKTVFASKKNSGDYGSDHSKGIVDENMIVLRKRMHEMKMAERNYEPPENWMEWEKRYYTRYESDVCVAIGFLQTFLMNNRPSVGVSVLLLHLLSLPVSVVLILLHLTSHIMPSLG; this is encoded by the coding sequence ATGAAGACtaatttctttgcttcttctttCAATACGCCATTCCCTGTCAAAACATCACCACCGCCTCGTCGCGTAAAGACTCACCGGAAAACCGTCTTTGCCAGCAAGAAGAACAGTGGTGATTATGGGTCAGATCACAGCAAAGGTATTGTAGATGAGAACATGATTGTTCTGAGGAAGAGGATGCATGAAATGAAGATGGCTGAGCGGAATTATGAACCGCCGGAGAACTGGATGGAGTGGGAGAAAAGGTATTACACAAGGTATGAGTCTGATGTTTGTGTTGCCATTGGCTTCTTGCAGACCTTCTTGATGAACAACAGGCCGAGTGTCGGAGTTTCTGTCTTGCTATTGCACTTGCTCAGTTTGCCTGTTTCAGTGGTTTTGATCCTGCTTCATTTGACCAGTCATATTATGCCTTCTCTTGGTTGA